The proteins below are encoded in one region of Microbispora sp. NBC_01189:
- a CDS encoding TetR/AcrR family transcriptional regulator, which translates to MGETRTRLLEGALRTLRTQGIAGASARAVATAAGVNQALVFYHFGTVDELLAAALRYGSEQRVTAYRERFAAVTSLRELLDLGRSLHAEEREAGNLAVLAQMLAGSQMDGRLAPATSAGLGMWVTEIEEVLQRVLTGTPLAEFVDVAGLARATAAAFVGLELYDGVDEDGAKRAFDSLEQLAGLVAALDDMGPLVRRTVRARLRRANSG; encoded by the coding sequence ATGGGCGAAACCCGCACGAGGCTGCTCGAAGGAGCGCTGCGAACCCTGCGTACGCAGGGCATCGCGGGCGCCTCCGCGCGGGCCGTCGCCACCGCCGCCGGGGTCAACCAGGCGCTCGTCTTCTACCACTTCGGCACCGTCGACGAGCTCCTCGCCGCGGCCCTGCGGTACGGCTCGGAGCAGCGGGTGACGGCCTACCGCGAGCGGTTCGCGGCGGTGACCTCTCTGCGCGAACTGCTCGACCTGGGCCGCTCGCTGCACGCCGAGGAGCGCGAGGCGGGGAACCTCGCCGTGCTCGCCCAGATGCTCGCGGGCAGCCAGATGGACGGCAGGCTCGCCCCCGCCACCTCGGCCGGCCTCGGCATGTGGGTCACCGAGATCGAAGAAGTGCTCCAGAGGGTGCTGACCGGCACGCCGCTCGCCGAGTTCGTGGACGTCGCCGGGCTCGCCCGCGCCACCGCCGCCGCCTTCGTCGGCCTCGAACTGTACGACGGGGTCGACGAGGACGGCGCGAAGCGCGCGTTCGACAGCCTGGAGCAGCTCGCCGGCCTGGTCGCGGCGCTGGACGACATGGGCCCGCTGGTCCGCCGTACGGTCCGGGCCCGGCTCCGCAGGGCCAACTCCGGCTGA
- a CDS encoding DUF4166 domain-containing protein: protein MTSIFERTLGADFARLHPQLRRRFGVSVTGGRACVGTGVMDHIWHAAFTRPFLALGTWRNILVPEKGRRVPFTIENYPYVDSHGRETVTFVRTFDLPRRRRRFDATMVYDHERRGIVDYLGSHQHLAVDLDMAVDEHGGLVIRSGEFRLHEGLVSCRLPGAMTGTAVVRESYDDDAGLFRVGVTVSNAKLGPLFGYWGAFRARYVDVIEHGVPARVKPRREEARH from the coding sequence ATGACCTCGATCTTCGAACGTACCCTCGGCGCCGACTTCGCCCGCCTGCACCCGCAGTTACGCCGCCGCTTCGGCGTCAGCGTGACCGGCGGGCGGGCCTGCGTCGGCACCGGAGTGATGGACCACATCTGGCACGCCGCGTTCACCCGGCCGTTCCTGGCCCTGGGCACTTGGCGCAACATCCTGGTCCCCGAGAAGGGCCGGCGGGTGCCGTTCACCATCGAGAACTATCCGTACGTCGACTCCCACGGGCGTGAGACCGTCACGTTCGTCCGCACCTTCGACCTGCCCCGCCGTCGGCGGCGGTTCGACGCCACGATGGTGTACGACCACGAGCGGCGCGGCATCGTCGACTATCTCGGCTCGCACCAGCACCTGGCGGTCGATCTGGACATGGCGGTGGACGAGCACGGGGGCCTCGTCATCCGGTCCGGCGAGTTCCGCCTGCACGAGGGGCTCGTCTCCTGCCGCCTCCCCGGCGCCATGACCGGGACCGCCGTCGTCAGGGAGTCGTACGACGACGACGCCGGGCTGTTCCGGGTCGGCGTCACCGTCTCCAACGCGAAGCTCGGCCCGCTGTTCGGTTACTGGGGGGCGTTCCGGGCGCGCTACGTCGACGTCATCGAGCACGGCGTACCCGCCAGGGTCAAGCCGCGGCGCGAAGAGGCGCGCCATTGA
- a CDS encoding NUDIX hydrolase produces the protein MEPLAAEVWVTDPSLKHVLLVRHRWRGWVPPGGKVEPGETLRAAASRELAEETGLRAELLPVPAAVSVRSYRADWSPTLGLSYVAITDRDAPLRGQTGQPPMWFELDDEWESVFPDDRDRIQMYVRRLSAEHETPQGK, from the coding sequence ATGGAGCCACTCGCGGCGGAAGTCTGGGTGACCGATCCGTCCCTCAAGCACGTTCTGCTTGTGAGACATCGCTGGCGAGGGTGGGTGCCTCCCGGAGGCAAGGTCGAGCCAGGTGAGACGCTCCGAGCCGCCGCGTCCCGTGAGCTCGCCGAGGAGACGGGCCTGCGGGCCGAGTTGCTGCCGGTTCCGGCGGCGGTGTCCGTACGTTCCTACCGTGCGGACTGGTCGCCGACGCTGGGCCTGTCGTACGTCGCGATCACCGACCGTGACGCGCCCCTCCGAGGGCAAACCGGCCAGCCGCCGATGTGGTTCGAACTCGACGACGAGTGGGAGAGCGTCTTCCCCGACGACCGCGACCGCATCCAGATGTACGTACGCCGCCTGTCGGCCGAGCACGAGACGCCCCAGGGCAAGTGA
- a CDS encoding DUF1998 domain-containing protein, whose translation MKGKPIGGVRRAQLITTYGVGSLIAVGSESFMVTGLDLWSELGPYDQIIHERRLEKELGVKRFRLPPASDSEKYGDVPVVRFPEMQSCTSCNRLAQARFFGATRSPAKCQKCNRELVPSRFVVCCAAGHIDDFPYYRWLHKGGGSSGGDSPKHELKLKASGRSASLGDIEISCICGVRPVTMEGALSKGALSGIISCTGRRPWLGDVPREDCQELPRAMQRGASGVWFSDVRSAISIPPWSEGVQKLVERNWNSLRKAADLRDRIEELELANRMYSVEQIIQAVERRRQDEAGHTDTSEEALKFEEYQALTRTTEEKPEKQDFVCVPWHDDSLGAELAIDQVMRVKRLREVRVLRGFSRLAAPSSANPRQRASLYTAESRPDWLPAIEVIGEGVFLRLDGARLAEWEKRSDVLARVAPMDSAYQERFTRFGLPSDREITPRLVMIHTLAHSIINEWSLDSGYPAASLRERLYVSDEMSGFLVYTATSDSAGSLGGIVAQVESGRLAISIRTALDRISWCSSDPLCIEADSSGTDNLNRAACHSCVLLPETSCEEFNVLLDRALLVGTQDNSTLGFFAGA comes from the coding sequence GTGAAGGGAAAGCCCATCGGCGGCGTACGCCGCGCCCAACTCATCACTACCTATGGCGTCGGCTCCTTGATCGCAGTCGGTAGCGAGTCGTTCATGGTTACCGGCCTCGACCTCTGGTCTGAGCTCGGTCCCTACGACCAGATCATCCACGAACGACGGCTTGAGAAAGAACTCGGAGTTAAGAGGTTCCGCCTCCCTCCGGCGTCCGACAGTGAAAAATACGGCGATGTCCCGGTTGTCCGGTTTCCAGAGATGCAGTCCTGCACGAGCTGTAACCGGCTCGCCCAGGCTCGGTTCTTCGGAGCTACACGCAGTCCGGCAAAGTGTCAGAAATGTAACCGTGAGTTAGTGCCATCCAGGTTTGTCGTATGCTGCGCCGCTGGTCACATCGACGACTTTCCCTACTATCGCTGGCTCCATAAGGGTGGTGGGTCATCTGGTGGTGATAGCCCCAAGCATGAGCTGAAGCTCAAGGCGTCGGGACGTAGCGCATCGCTGGGTGACATCGAAATCTCGTGTATCTGCGGCGTGCGTCCCGTGACGATGGAAGGCGCTCTCAGCAAGGGCGCCTTAAGTGGGATCATTTCATGCACGGGTAGACGTCCATGGTTGGGCGACGTTCCGCGGGAAGACTGTCAGGAACTGCCACGAGCGATGCAGCGAGGTGCGTCGGGAGTGTGGTTTTCTGACGTCCGCTCCGCTATTTCCATTCCGCCATGGTCCGAAGGCGTTCAGAAGCTTGTGGAGCGTAACTGGAACTCGCTCAGGAAGGCTGCCGACCTTCGAGATCGCATCGAAGAGCTTGAACTGGCCAATCGTATGTACAGTGTCGAGCAGATCATTCAGGCCGTAGAGAGGCGTCGCCAGGACGAGGCAGGTCACACGGACACCTCTGAGGAGGCGTTGAAGTTCGAGGAGTACCAGGCGCTCACCAGGACGACTGAGGAGAAGCCCGAGAAACAGGACTTCGTCTGCGTACCATGGCACGACGATTCGCTCGGTGCGGAATTGGCCATCGACCAGGTCATGCGGGTGAAGCGGCTGCGGGAGGTTCGGGTGCTCCGAGGCTTTAGTCGCTTGGCTGCGCCCAGCTCCGCGAACCCGCGTCAGCGGGCGTCGCTCTACACAGCGGAGAGTCGTCCCGACTGGTTGCCCGCGATCGAAGTCATCGGCGAAGGAGTTTTCCTGCGTCTGGATGGCGCTCGACTCGCCGAATGGGAGAAACGTTCAGATGTCCTGGCGCGCGTCGCACCGATGGACTCGGCGTACCAAGAGCGCTTCACTCGCTTCGGTCTACCGTCGGATCGCGAGATAACGCCTCGCCTGGTTATGATCCACACCCTTGCTCATTCGATCATCAACGAGTGGAGTCTCGACTCTGGCTACCCGGCCGCCTCCTTGCGTGAACGCCTCTATGTGTCGGATGAGATGTCGGGATTCCTTGTCTACACGGCTACTAGTGACTCGGCCGGCAGTCTCGGCGGGATTGTGGCGCAAGTGGAATCAGGTAGGCTTGCAATCTCCATCCGTACCGCACTCGACAGGATTTCATGGTGCTCGTCCGATCCCCTGTGCATCGAGGCGGACAGTAGCGGCACCGATAACTTGAATCGTGCGGCCTGTCATTCATGCGTACTGCTTCCCGAGACCAGTTGTGAGGAATTCAACGTCCTTCTTGATCGTGCCCTTCTGGTTGGGACACAAGACAATTCCACTCTGGGATTCTTCGCCGGAGCATAG
- a CDS encoding methyltransferase domain-containing protein — translation MTNNGRLIAQLQGLDSRWADAMRAVPRDLFIPDRAWCSSDDEPGYLIDRTADPDGWMDAVYSNTAIVTQLDDGTTDLSAGSGDYTSSCSMPSIVAAGLDLLDPYDGDEVLEIGTGTGWTAGLLAHRLGDGNVTSVEIDQAVLATATESLKNAGRLPRLVLGDGATGCPDGKPYDRVHVTCGVDEVPYAWVEQTRPAGLIVFPWMPRWEAGHLTRLTVTGDGTAVGRFYRGCSFMMLRSQRRRVPEMAGDYRESSTYLDPRRIVRSSVGADVAVAGMIPDLNGRHTDEDNGEFHLWLWSDDSDAQVHYSPEYKRVAVLQRGPRDLWDELESTFLRWVSYGSPGRDRFGLTVTPEGQHVWLDSPANVIG, via the coding sequence GTGACGAACAACGGGCGTCTGATCGCACAGCTACAGGGCCTCGACTCGCGATGGGCGGACGCCATGCGGGCGGTGCCGCGTGACCTCTTCATCCCTGACCGGGCGTGGTGCTCTTCTGACGACGAGCCGGGCTATCTGATCGACCGGACCGCCGACCCGGACGGGTGGATGGACGCCGTCTACTCCAACACGGCCATCGTTACCCAGCTTGACGACGGGACGACCGACCTGAGCGCGGGAAGCGGAGACTACACCTCGTCATGCTCCATGCCCAGCATCGTCGCGGCGGGCCTGGACCTGCTCGACCCCTACGACGGTGACGAGGTCCTGGAGATCGGCACGGGAACCGGGTGGACGGCGGGCCTGCTGGCCCATCGCCTCGGCGACGGCAACGTCACCAGTGTCGAGATAGATCAGGCCGTACTCGCCACAGCGACCGAGAGCCTCAAGAACGCCGGGCGTCTCCCCCGGCTCGTCCTGGGGGACGGGGCTACCGGGTGCCCGGATGGCAAGCCCTATGACCGCGTCCACGTCACCTGCGGCGTCGATGAGGTGCCCTATGCCTGGGTCGAGCAGACGCGTCCAGCGGGCCTGATTGTTTTCCCCTGGATGCCTCGGTGGGAGGCCGGTCACCTGACCAGGCTGACCGTGACCGGGGACGGCACGGCTGTGGGGAGGTTCTACCGGGGCTGTTCCTTCATGATGCTGCGGTCGCAACGACGGCGCGTACCCGAGATGGCGGGCGACTACCGGGAGTCGTCGACCTACCTGGACCCCCGCCGGATCGTCCGCTCCTCGGTCGGTGCCGACGTTGCGGTCGCGGGCATGATTCCCGACCTGAACGGCCGGCACACCGACGAGGACAACGGCGAGTTCCACCTCTGGCTGTGGTCGGACGACTCCGATGCTCAGGTGCACTACTCGCCTGAGTACAAGCGCGTGGCCGTTCTCCAGAGGGGGCCGCGTGATCTCTGGGACGAACTTGAGTCCACATTCCTGCGGTGGGTCTCCTACGGCTCCCCAGGCCGTGACCGGTTCGGCCTGACCGTCACGCCGGAGGGCCAGCACGTCTGGCTCGACTCCCCGGCGAACGTGATCGGGTAG